The genomic stretch AGAACTGTAGTAGCCCAAAGAGATGCAGGTAAGTTTGAATTAACCTTTGAAAGATTTGTTTCACGTGATTATGCAAATATTTATGCCCAAAAAATTCAAATTAAAGTTTTAGAAATTTATAATAACAAAAATAAAGTTTCTGTTTTGGTTAAACCAGGAATTAACGGGCAAGTAACTAACTCAGGAACTCAACACTTTGGGGAAGGTAAAAAAACTCGCCCAACAAAAGAATCATTACAAATGACTCAAACCACTACAATTTCAAAGCGTCTTATAGTACATAATTTAATTACTAAAGCATTTTTAAATGGTAAATTCATCCCTGGAGGAGGCGATGATTATATTGTGGAAATGAAGCGCCGCTACATTGGATTTAAAATCAATGTGCAACTTAAAGTTGGCGATATTTTAACTTTAGAAAAAATTATGTCAGTTCATACACCTGTTGATGCTAAAAAATTACTTCGCCATGACACCATCCAAGAATTGGCAAATGATAAACATAGTTATTTATTACGTACTAACTATGCAGACTTAAAAACAGCTTCAATTGCTAAAATGCATTCAAATGTATGAAATCAATTTAGTGTGGAAATTCAAGGTGATGAATCAGCTAAATATGATGCATTAGCACTTGATTTTGGTATATTCCATCTTAATGGTTTTGTGCCAAGACATTCAACTAATATGAATGTCGGGGCCAAAGGACTTTCAGGAGAAGGATACCAAGGCCACACTTTCTGAGATACTGAATTCTTTATTAATCCAATTTATTTATTTAACCAACCTAAAGTGGTTCGTAACTTATTAACTTACCGTTACAAAGGTATTGAAGGAGCTAGAGCTAAAGCTAAAGAAATAAAACAACGCCCTGAAGAAAGCAACTTAGAAGGAGCTCAATACCCATGAGAAATGGCATGACCTACCGAAGGAGAAGTTTGTCCATATTGAGGTCAAGCTGACGTTGTGACTGGTGAGCAAGTTCCAATAGCTTCACGCCGGCAAGAAATCCACGTTTCAGCTGATGTAGCTTATGCAGTTGATCAATATTTCCACGTAACTAAAGATTATAAATTCATGGAAACTATGGGATATGAAATGATTATTGATACTGCCATCTACTATGCAAATCGTGCTGAATTGCAAGAAGATGGCAGTTACGAAATAAAAGATGTTATGGGTCCTAATGAATATAAAGGAAATGTTGATAATAATGCATATATTAACATGTTTGCTAAATATAATATTGATTTAGCTTTAAAATATATTGAATACTTAAAAGCTAATAAAACAAAAGTATGAAACTCAATTGATGCAAAGATTCCTTATGAAATTAATTGTGCCAAACTTAAAGCAGTTTCAAGCAAACTAAAACAACAAGTACCTAATGAAGATTTAATCATTGCTGAAAATGATACTTTCTTACAATTACCAAAAGTTGATGTTTTACCTTTTCAAATGCTTGGTGATGCAGGTAAAAAATTATTTAGCACTAAAGAAGGGCATATTAGACTTTCTTCTCAACTTGTAAAACAAGCTGACGTAGTTTTATTGCTAAATATCTTACCTCACTTATATTCAAAAGAAGTCCGTAAGGCTAACTTTGATTATTATGAACCTATTACTACTCATGATTCATCTCTTTCACCAGCTACTTATGCAATTGAAGCTGCAAGGTTAAAAAATATTGATAAAGCTTATTCAATCTTTAAATATGGAATTAATATTGATTTAGGTCCAGCTATGCATACTTCAAATGCCGGAATTCATGCTGGGTCACTTGCTGCTATTTACCAAATGATTGTTTTTGGTTTTGGAGGCCTTGATTGACATAATGGTAAATTGCACATTGATCCAATCTTACCTAAAAATTGAACAAGTTTAAAATACAAATTTAAATACCAAGGTTCTTATTTTGAAACTAAAATTAACCAAGAAACTTTTAGTATTGAACTTCTTTCAGATGATTTTAAAGGGAAATTATTTATTAATGCTGCTGGTAAAACAATTTGTTATGATAAATTAGACTTTGTGAAAAAAGATAATAAGATCTTAGAATTCGTGGTAAATCGTGGTTAAGGGTTTTATTTTTGACCTTGATGGTGTAATTACTGATACAGCTATTTTACACTTTGAATCATGAAAACACAAAGTTAAAGATTTAGGTATTGATTATACTGAGGCAGATAATGAACAACTAAGAGGAATTCCACGCCTTGAAACTTTAAAAGAAATAATTAAACTAAAAAAACCTGAGTTACAATTGACTCAACAACAACTTATAACAATTGCAGATGCAAAAAATGAGTATTATAAAAGCTTATTAGAAACACAAATTACTCAAACTTCAATTCTTCCAGGAGTCTTAGAATTTTTAAACAAAGCAAAAGCTAATGGTATTAAATTAGCAATTGCTTCAAGCAGTTATAATGGACCAACTATCTTAAAAAAACTAGGTATTTATGACTATTTTGATTTTATCGTTAATCCTGGTGATGTTAAACATGGCAAACCTGCTCCAGATATTTTCTTACAAGCAGCTAAAGGAATCAATTTAGATCCAAGTCAATGTCTTGGTTTTGAAGATGCGCCAGCAGGATTACAAGCTATTAAAGATGCAAAAATGCATTCAGTAGTAATTACCCATAATTCTAAAGAAGATTTTAGTGGCGCAGACTTAATCTTGACTTACACAAATGAATTAGATTTTGATAATCTTATTTCATTCTTTGATCAAAAAACTAAGCTTTAAGCTTAGTTTTTTTATTTGAATAATTTCTTGTATTCTGAGTAGCCTTCTTTATCTAAATCTTCAAAAGCTATAAATCTTAAAGACCCAGAATTAATGCAATATCTTAAACCCCCTTTATCTCTTGGGCCATCATTAAAAACATGTCCTAAATGTGAATTGGCAATAGTGCTTTTAACTTCAGTTCTGACCATATTATGTGATAAGTCCTTAAATTCAGAAATTACAGAATCATTAATTGGTTTACTAAATGCAGGTCAACCACATCCTGAATCAAATTTATCACTTGAGATAAAGAGCGCAGTGCCATCAACAATGTCAACATAAATTCCTTTTTCAAAATGTTTATCATATTCATTTTCAAAAGGTTTTTCAGTGTATCCTTCTTGGGTTATTTTATATTGTAAGTCAGTTAAATGACTTAAGTCTTTTCTTTTTTTCATAAATTTATTATAACAAAATAAATTTAAAGCATTAAATTACAATAATATAATAAAATATATGTATGGGATTTTTTAAAAATTTAATTAATAAAGTTTTCAAAAAAGAAAACAAAGATGTCGATACACTCAAAGAAGAATTAAAACAAGAACACCAAAAAGAAGTTTTAAATAGCAAGAAATTCAAAAAATATGAATTAGGTCTTGAAAGTAGTTCAAGCTTTGGTAAAAAACTCTTAGAAATTCAAAATAAATATAATCATATTGATGAAGAGTTTTTTGAAGAGTTAGAAGAACTTTTAATCATGTCAGATATTAATCTGAAATTAGTTGATGTTATTATTGAAAAAATTAAATTGGAAGTAAAAACTAATAATTTAGATGATCCTAAACTAATTGGTGAATTAATAGCTGATCAATTATTTGTTATTTATACTGGTAATACTATCACTAACACTAATTTAAATTTTCAAGACGGTAGGTTGAATGTTTTTATCTTTGTTGGAGTTAATGGTTCAGGCAAAACTACTTCAATTGCCAAAATGGCACATAAATATATCAAACAAGGTAAAAAAGTTTTAATTGCTGCTGCTGATACCTTCCGTGCGGGCGCTGTTAACCAACTTAGTATTTGAGCAACTAGAGTAGGAGCACAAATCATTAAACCACAAAAAGAAGCAGCTGACCCTTCTTCGGTAGTTTTTGAAGCTTTAGAAAAAGCTACTGAAGAAAACTATGATCTTTTAATTATAGATACAGCTGGAAGATTACAAAACAAAGTTAACTTAATGAATGAGCTTTCTAAAATGGTTGGAATTATCCAAAGATTTATTCCAGATGCACCACATGAATCATTACTTGTTTTAGATGCAACTACTGGCCAAAATGGTCTATCTCAAGCTAAGAGTTTTAAAGAAATTGCTAATTTAACGGGTGTTATTTTAACTAAACTTGATGGAACTTCTAAAGGTGGAATTGTCCTTTCAATTAAAGATGAGTATAACTTAGATGTTAAATACATTGGTCTTGGAGAACAAGTTGATGATTTCCAAGAATTTGACTTAGATCTTTTTATTTACCAACTCACTAAGGATTTAATTAATGCAACATAAAGATCTTGATAAAATACAAGAATATACTGTTTTATATGAACAATATAAAAATTTACTAACTCAAACTCAAAGACAAGTCTTCGAACTATATTATTATCAAGATCTTTCATATAGCGAAATAGCAAAGATCATGGCAACAAGCCGCTCTGCTGCTTATGATGCGGTTAAAAAAGCTTTAGCTAAACTTAGTAAATTAAATCAAGAAATTTATAAAAATAAATACAACAAATAATTTTAATAATGAAAAAATGGCAAATAAATTTGTCGTTTTTAGTTATCATTTACATATTTTTAAAACATTGTTATAATATTAAATAATTTATTAAGGAAGGAATATGAATAAAATAGAAAAGCTTATTAATGAGTTATGTCCTGGTGGGGTAAAAGAAGTAAAGTTATCAGATATCGGAGTTTGCTCAAAAGGAAAGCAATTAAATAAAGATAAACTTCATAAAGAAGGATATCCAGTTATTAATGGCGGAATAAACCCTTCTGGATATTGAAATGAATATAATTTTGATAAAAACAAAATTACAATTTCACAAGGAGGTGCATCTGCAGGGTATGTTAATTGACAAACAACTAAGTTTTGAGCTGGTGCTCATTGCTACGTAATAACAGATGTTAATCAAGCAGTAAATTACAAATATTTATTTTATATTATTAAAAACAAACAAGATGAATTAATGAAATTTAATAAATATGCAGCAGCAATTCCTGGCATAAAAATTGATACCATCATAAATCTAACTATCCCACTCCCGCCCCGCGCGATTCAAGACGAAATTGTCAAAATTCTTGACAATTTCACAGAGCTTACAACAGAGCTTACAACAGAGCTTACAACAGAGCTTAAGGACAGAATTAAGCAATATGAGTATTATAGGGATAAACTTTTATCTTTTGATGATTCAAAAGTTAAGGTTGAGTATAAACCACTAAAAGAATTATGTTCAATAACAACTGGTAAATTGAATGCTAAAGATGCAGTTGATGCAGGAATATATCCATTTTTTACTTGTCATGCAAAACCATATTCTATTAATGAATATGCTTTTGATACTGAGGCCATCTTGCTTTCTGGTAATGGTAATATAGGACATACAAATTATTATAATGGTAAATTTAATGCATATCAAAGGACTTATGTTTTACATAATTTTATTGAAGTAAATCCTAAATTTTTATTGCATTACATAAATAATTCCTTTAAGGATTATATTAGCCAAAAATCACTAAATGGAGTAATATCATATATTACACTTCCAATTTTACAAGAATTCAGTGTACCCATCCCGCCCCTTCCAGTACAAGACAGAATTGCGAAAGTTTTAGACAATTTTGAAAAGATATGTAAAGATCTCAAAATTGGCCTGCCTTCTGAAATACAATTAAGACAAAAACAATATGAATATTATCGCAATCTCTTATTATCATTTAATATAGATGATATTAAGAGAGAGAGAGAGAGACGATAATTCTGGATTAAGTAAATTACTTGAATATGTCTTTGGTTTAGATTTAATGAGTTATGGGTATAAAATTAACTTTGATAAACTTAGCAATGTTGCTAAGTGTGTCAAAGGTAAGCAACTTAATAAAAATAAATTACTGCCAGAAGGTTATCCAGTATACAATGGAGGAGTAACCCCAACTGGTTATTGAAATGAATATAATTTTCATGAAAATAAAATTACTATTGCTCAAGGTGGATCAGCTGGCTTTGTAACTTGACAAAATACCAAGTTTTGAGCCAGCGCTCATTTATATGTTATAAGTGAATGTAATGATATTCTTAATTACAAATATTTATACTATGTAATTAAGAATAATCAAGAATATTTAATGGAGCAAAAACATGGTACAACAATCCCTGCATTATCCATGGATGTTGTTAATAACCTAATTATCCCTATCCCACCTCTATCACTCCAAAACCAAATAGTTGCGATCTTAGACAATTTTTCAACCTACACAAACAACCTAACTCAAGGTTTGCCAGCTGAAATAACCCTTCGGCAAAAACAATATGAATATTATCGAAACAAACTTTTAAGTTTTAATAAGGTAAGTTAAAATAAACATCCATAATTTTATAGTTAACTCCCTAAGTTTTACCAACTAATTAAATCCAACTTATGGGGTTCACTATATAACATTAAATTCAATTTTAATAATAGCTATCGATTCTTTTTATTCCATTTAAATATTAAATTAGGAGGAAATGCATCAGTTGGTGCAGACGATTTGTTTAAAACTTATTTTTAATTATTGATAAAATAAACATCAAAAATATAAACAATTTAAACATTAGTTTTGAATACGAATAATATATTATAATATTAAAAAACAACCGATGGGGCAAACGGAAACAATATTCAGATAATTTTGAATATTGTTTTTCTTTACTTTTTTCAATCTTACAATTTGGCTAAAACAAAAGTAATGCTTTGGTAAGGTAAAGACGCCTAAAAAAAATCACAGTTTAATCATATTTATAGCTAAAAATATTAAAACATTTTTTGTTTAAATCCTGTTATGTTATAATATTTTTAATATTATGGGGGTATTAAATGAAAAATATTAAAACATTTTTAAAACGTTCAAATTTAACCGTTGCTTTTAAGTTTTTTAAGTACAACCACTTTCACAAAAATCAAACGAACTAAAAACTGAGCAAATCAATTACGAAGTTAATAGATTTGATGTTTTTGGTTCGTTTTCTGTTGATTTTGTAGAATCAATGAAAACAGGTTTAGAAAACAAGTTAGGAAAAGTTGTCCAAGTTAAATTTGAAGAATAATATATTGGCGTAGTATCAATTGCCCATGAAAAAGTATTAATAATAAACAATTATTAGATTTAATTGATGAATTCTTCAAAGATAATCAAGAAGAATATAGAAAAATTTATAATTTTAATACAGGTATTTACTTTGACGGTTTTATGAAAGGTAATCGTCAAAAGGTAAACACAACAGAAAAAAGCCTAAATGATAATAGATATAAATATACTGATTTTGAGAATCAATGGGATAACGATAGATTATTTTCATTTGTTGGATTAAATAAAGAAGCGAGAACTAAACATTTTAATAGTTTCATTGATAGTAAACTAAATATTGGTGTTTTAGAAGGAGGAGTCGCTGAAACTCATTCAAAAGCATTTGATTAAAATAGAAAACATGGGAATGGCATATGATGAAGAGATATGTGACTTTATACAGAAAAATCTTCAAGGCACGCAACCCAAGTTTCGGAATTAATCGCAGGTAAAAATGGTATTAACCCAACTTTTACTGTTGTTTCAGTACAGACTGATTTAGAATGAA from Mycoplasmopsis bovirhinis encodes the following:
- a CDS encoding glycosyl hydrolase family 65 protein, giving the protein MNFLKYDINKKTISQIKFDKSVVAKTESIFALGNGHIGIRSADEEKTAYNKENFFVNGIFNKDTREEVSELANLADLMTTPIYFNNEQFEVCPADDYNKTLFIKDGILQRTVVAQRDAGKFELTFERFVSRDYANIYAQKIQIKVLEIYNNKNKVSVLVKPGINGQVTNSGTQHFGEGKKTRPTKESLQMTQTTTISKRLIVHNLITKAFLNGKFIPGGGDDYIVEMKRRYIGFKINVQLKVGDILTLEKIMSVHTPVDAKKLLRHDTIQELANDKHSYLLRTNYADLKTASIAKMHSNVWNQFSVEIQGDESAKYDALALDFGIFHLNGFVPRHSTNMNVGAKGLSGEGYQGHTFWDTEFFINPIYLFNQPKVVRNLLTYRYKGIEGARAKAKEIKQRPEESNLEGAQYPWEMAWPTEGEVCPYWGQADVVTGEQVPIASRRQEIHVSADVAYAVDQYFHVTKDYKFMETMGYEMIIDTAIYYANRAELQEDGSYEIKDVMGPNEYKGNVDNNAYINMFAKYNIDLALKYIEYLKANKTKVWNSIDAKIPYEINCAKLKAVSSKLKQQVPNEDLIIAENDTFLQLPKVDVLPFQMLGDAGKKLFSTKEGHIRLSSQLVKQADVVLLLNILPHLYSKEVRKANFDYYEPITTHDSSLSPATYAIEAARLKNIDKAYSIFKYGINIDLGPAMHTSNAGIHAGSLAAIYQMIVFGFGGLDWHNGKLHIDPILPKNWTSLKYKFKYQGSYFETKINQETFSIELLSDDFKGKLFINAAGKTICYDKLDFVKKDNKILEFVVNRG
- the pgmB gene encoding beta-phosphoglucomutase; protein product: MVKGFIFDLDGVITDTAILHFESWKHKVKDLGIDYTEADNEQLRGIPRLETLKEIIKLKKPELQLTQQQLITIADAKNEYYKSLLETQITQTSILPGVLEFLNKAKANGIKLAIASSSYNGPTILKKLGIYDYFDFIVNPGDVKHGKPAPDIFLQAAKGINLDPSQCLGFEDAPAGLQAIKDAKMHSVVITHNSKEDFSGADLILTYTNELDFDNLISFFDQKTKL
- the msrB gene encoding peptide-methionine (R)-S-oxide reductase MsrB, with product MKKRKDLSHLTDLQYKITQEGYTEKPFENEYDKHFEKGIYVDIVDGTALFISSDKFDSGCGWPAFSKPINDSVISEFKDLSHNMVRTEVKSTIANSHLGHVFNDGPRDKGGLRYCINSGSLRFIAFEDLDKEGYSEYKKLFK
- the ftsY gene encoding signal recognition particle-docking protein FtsY, which encodes MGFFKNLINKVFKKENKDVDTLKEELKQEHQKEVLNSKKFKKYELGLESSSSFGKKLLEIQNKYNHIDEEFFEELEELLIMSDINLKLVDVIIEKIKLEVKTNNLDDPKLIGELIADQLFVIYTGNTITNTNLNFQDGRLNVFIFVGVNGSGKTTSIAKMAHKYIKQGKKVLIAAADTFRAGAVNQLSIWATRVGAQIIKPQKEAADPSSVVFEALEKATEENYDLLIIDTAGRLQNKVNLMNELSKMVGIIQRFIPDAPHESLLVLDATTGQNGLSQAKSFKEIANLTGVILTKLDGTSKGGIVLSIKDEYNLDVKYIGLGEQVDDFQEFDLDLFIYQLTKDLINAT
- a CDS encoding sigma factor-like helix-turn-helix DNA-binding protein is translated as MQHKDLDKIQEYTVLYEQYKNLLTQTQRQVFELYYYQDLSYSEIAKIMATSRSAAYDAVKKALAKLSKLNQEIYKNKYNK
- a CDS encoding restriction endonuclease subunit S, with protein sequence MNKIEKLINELCPGGVKEVKLSDIGVCSKGKQLNKDKLHKEGYPVINGGINPSGYWNEYNFDKNKITISQGGASAGYVNWQTTKFWAGAHCYVITDVNQAVNYKYLFYIIKNKQDELMKFNKYAAAIPGIKIDTIINLTIPLPPRAIQDEIVKILDNFTELTTELTTELTTELKDRIKQYEYYRDKLLSFDDSKVKVEYKPLKELCSITTGKLNAKDAVDAGIYPFFTCHAKPYSINEYAFDTEAILLSGNGNIGHTNYYNGKFNAYQRTYVLHNFIEVNPKFLLHYINNSFKDYISQKSLNGVISYITLPILQEFSVPIPPLPVQDRIAKVLDNFEKICKDLKIGLPSEIQLRQKQYEYYRNLLLSFNIDDIKRERERR
- a CDS encoding restriction endonuclease subunit S, which gives rise to MILRERERDDNSGLSKLLEYVFGLDLMSYGYKINFDKLSNVAKCVKGKQLNKNKLLPEGYPVYNGGVTPTGYWNEYNFHENKITIAQGGSAGFVTWQNTKFWASAHLYVISECNDILNYKYLYYVIKNNQEYLMEQKHGTTIPALSMDVVNNLIIPIPPLSLQNQIVAILDNFSTYTNNLTQGLPAEITLRQKQYEYYRNKLLSFNKVS